A genomic window from Candidatus Denitrolinea symbiosum includes:
- a CDS encoding hydrogenase yields the protein MDDYNIKTDTAFAVRPDEATDKLKGVLLKDIQRSCYVYRVDCGGCNGCEIEIFAAITPIFDAERFGIKVVSSPRHADVLVYTGAVTRSMRVPALRAYHAAPNPKVCVAYGACGCSGGIFHDLYCVWGGADKILPIDMYIPGCPPTPLATIHGFAVALGLLKQKMQMAHHVQGEDERSQLLFPEVPLELRVDVERESRRMAGYWAGRNIANTFLGLVKERSPKEAVAEVDAYLRGQDDPRLAEIMRRLEEIFLSRTSL from the coding sequence ATGGACGACTATAACATCAAGACCGACACCGCCTTTGCCGTCCGTCCCGATGAGGCCACGGACAAACTTAAGGGCGTCCTGCTCAAGGACATCCAACGCTCGTGCTATGTCTACCGCGTGGACTGTGGCGGCTGCAACGGCTGTGAGATCGAGATCTTCGCCGCCATCACGCCCATCTTCGACGCCGAACGCTTCGGAATTAAAGTTGTCTCCTCGCCGCGTCACGCGGACGTTCTCGTCTACACGGGCGCGGTGACGCGCTCCATGCGCGTCCCCGCGCTGCGCGCCTATCACGCCGCGCCGAATCCCAAAGTGTGTGTGGCATACGGCGCGTGCGGCTGCTCGGGCGGAATCTTCCACGACCTGTACTGCGTCTGGGGCGGCGCGGACAAGATCCTGCCGATAGACATGTACATCCCAGGCTGCCCGCCGACCCCGCTGGCGACCATCCACGGATTCGCCGTCGCGCTCGGCCTGCTCAAACAAAAAATGCAGATGGCTCATCACGTGCAGGGCGAAGACGAACGCTCGCAACTTCTATTCCCCGAAGTCCCGCTCGAACTGCGCGTGGACGTGGAGCGCGAGTCCCGCCGCATGGCAGGTTACTGGGCGGGACGGAACATCGCCAACACCTTCCTCGGTCTCGTCAAGGAACGCAGCCCGAAGGAGGCCGTCGCCGAAGTGGACGCGTATCTGCGCGGACAGGACGACCCGCGTCTCGCCGAGATCATGCGCAGGCTCGAGGAGATTTTCCTGAGCAGAACAAGTCTATAG
- a CDS encoding cystathionine beta-synthase, whose translation MITVKDLLKSAAASTVVVSPKDTVYRALQLMAENNVGAVMITEGGRMVGIFTERDYCRKVILMGRSSLNTPIEEIMTRKMITVGPSQPLEECLELMTRYRIRHLPVQDGEKLIGLVSMRDVMTMMISIKEDRIQRLENYILGAEYQH comes from the coding sequence ATGATTACGGTCAAGGATTTGTTGAAAAGCGCCGCCGCTTCGACGGTGGTGGTCTCGCCCAAGGATACGGTCTACCGCGCCCTGCAACTGATGGCGGAAAACAACGTCGGCGCGGTGATGATCACGGAGGGAGGGCGGATGGTCGGCATCTTCACCGAGCGCGACTATTGCCGCAAGGTCATCCTGATGGGACGCTCGTCGTTGAATACGCCCATCGAGGAGATCATGACCAGGAAGATGATCACCGTCGGGCCGAGCCAGCCGCTGGAGGAATGTCTCGAGTTGATGACCAGGTACCGCATCCGTCACCTGCCCGTGCAGGACGGAGAGAAATTGATCGGGCTGGTCTCGATGCGCGATGTGATGACGATGATGATCTCCATCAAGGAAGACCGCATCCAGCGGCTGGAGAACTACATCCTCGGCGCGGAGTACCAGCATTAG
- a CDS encoding epimerase — MNFLITGAAGFLGSSLANQLAREGHQVRGLDDLSTGDPQALAPDVHFTRGDVNDRPKLWTLLQDVDVVYHLAARVSVQESILYPRDYNAVNVGGTVALMEAIRDVGVKRVVLASSGAVYGDMGEQPLRENMVPNPRSPYAVSKIAAEHYVRTIGNLWEIETVSLRIFNAYGPGQRLPASHPPVVPHYLRQAQRGGTLIAHGDGTQTRDYVYVDDAVSAMVAASTAPNVNGLVINIGSGTETSIRDLIKSALEATGSKANVVYNAKISGGVSRMRADLTLAQEKLRFQPSIKLEDGLRLTLQRDSRFK, encoded by the coding sequence ATGAACTTCCTCATCACCGGAGCCGCGGGCTTCCTCGGCTCATCGCTTGCCAACCAACTCGCCCGCGAGGGACATCAGGTGCGCGGACTGGACGACCTTTCCACGGGCGACCCGCAAGCGCTGGCGCCCGACGTCCACTTCACGCGCGGAGACGTGAACGACCGTCCCAAGTTGTGGACGCTCCTCCAGGACGTGGACGTGGTCTACCATCTCGCGGCACGCGTCTCGGTACAGGAATCCATCTTGTACCCGCGCGACTATAACGCGGTCAACGTCGGCGGGACGGTGGCGCTGATGGAAGCCATCCGCGACGTGGGCGTCAAACGCGTCGTCCTGGCCTCCTCGGGCGCGGTCTACGGCGACATGGGCGAGCAGCCCCTGCGCGAAAACATGGTCCCCAACCCGCGCTCGCCGTACGCCGTCTCCAAGATCGCGGCGGAACATTACGTCCGCACCATCGGGAACCTGTGGGAGATCGAAACCGTCAGCCTGCGGATCTTCAACGCCTACGGCCCCGGGCAGCGCCTGCCGGCCTCGCATCCGCCCGTCGTCCCTCACTATCTCCGCCAGGCGCAGCGCGGCGGGACGCTGATCGCGCACGGCGACGGGACGCAGACCCGCGATTACGTCTATGTGGACGACGCGGTCAGCGCCATGGTGGCCGCGTCCACCGCGCCGAACGTCAACGGGCTGGTGATCAATATCGGTTCGGGGACGGAGACCAGCATCCGCGACCTGATCAAGTCCGCGCTGGAAGCGACGGGCAGCAAAGCCAACGTTGTCTACAATGCGAAAATTTCGGGCGGCGTCTCGCGGATGCGCGCGGACCTGACGCTCGCGCAGGAGAAACTCCGCTTCCAGCCGTCCATCAAATTGGAAGACGGGTTGCGGCTGACGCTGCAAAGGGATTCCAGATTTAAATGA
- a CDS encoding 3-methyladenine DNA glycosylase produces the protein MILPRKFYNRPSLTVARELIGARLVRILDGVKLVGVITETEAYIGEEDLGCHAKAGRTPRTQVMYGPPGHAYVYFTYGHHWMLNAVTEKEGFPAAVLIRAIWPVEGAEVMSARRGGRDTFGPGKLCQAMGIGRGENNADLAAPASGLWIEAGNPVPDSAVTISPRVGLYTVPEPWKSKPWRFWIKNWKMEN, from the coding sequence ATGATCCTCCCGCGTAAATTCTACAACCGCCCCTCGCTGACCGTCGCGCGTGAATTGATCGGCGCGCGGCTGGTACGGATTTTGGACGGCGTCAAACTGGTCGGCGTCATCACCGAGACGGAGGCCTACATCGGCGAGGAGGATCTCGGCTGCCACGCCAAGGCGGGACGGACGCCGCGCACGCAGGTCATGTATGGCCCGCCGGGGCACGCGTACGTCTACTTCACCTACGGTCATCACTGGATGCTGAACGCGGTGACGGAGAAGGAAGGCTTCCCGGCGGCGGTTCTCATCCGCGCGATCTGGCCCGTCGAGGGCGCGGAGGTCATGTCGGCGCGGCGCGGGGGACGCGACACGTTCGGGCCGGGGAAACTCTGTCAGGCGATGGGGATCGGCAGGGGCGAGAATAACGCCGATTTGGCCGCGCCCGCCTCGGGTCTATGGATCGAAGCGGGGAATCCCGTCCCCGATTCCGCCGTGACGATTAGTCCCCGCGTGGGTTTATATACTGTGCCAGAGCCGTGGAAGTCAAAACCATGGAGATTCTGGATTAAAAATTGGAAAATGGAGAACTGA
- a CDS encoding enoyl-ACP reductase, translating to MGLLDGKNALIFGLANDKSIAWGITQAFHREGAAIGISYAGEMLKRRVTPLAEQVGCQWLEECDVTSDEQIAAAAEKAAAHFGKIDVLVHSVAFAGRDELTGPYYNTSREGFKNAMDISVFSFVALAKAFQPILNPGASLICMTYYGSVKVAPHYNVMGVAKAALESSTRYLAYDFGPQKVRVNAISAGPIRTLAAAGVGGFRDMYKHFADMSPMRENVTIEDVGNAAVFLASDLSAKITGDVLYVDSGFNIVGVQMGAKEASDQ from the coding sequence ATGGGTTTACTGGACGGCAAGAACGCATTGATCTTTGGCCTGGCGAACGACAAGTCCATTGCGTGGGGAATCACGCAGGCGTTCCACCGCGAGGGCGCGGCGATCGGGATCAGTTACGCGGGCGAGATGTTGAAGCGGCGCGTCACGCCGTTGGCGGAGCAGGTCGGCTGCCAATGGCTGGAAGAGTGCGACGTGACGAGCGACGAACAGATCGCGGCCGCCGCCGAAAAAGCCGCCGCGCATTTCGGCAAGATTGACGTGCTGGTGCACTCGGTGGCTTTCGCGGGGCGGGACGAATTGACCGGGCCGTACTACAATACGAGCCGCGAGGGATTCAAGAACGCGATGGACATCTCGGTCTTCTCGTTCGTCGCGCTGGCGAAGGCGTTCCAGCCGATCCTGAACCCGGGCGCGTCGCTGATCTGCATGACCTACTACGGCTCGGTGAAAGTTGCGCCGCATTACAACGTGATGGGCGTCGCCAAGGCCGCGCTCGAATCGTCCACGCGTTATCTGGCTTATGATTTCGGTCCGCAGAAGGTGCGCGTCAACGCCATCTCGGCGGGACCGATCCGCACGCTGGCCGCGGCGGGCGTGGGCGGATTCCGCGACATGTACAAGCATTTCGCGGACATGTCTCCCATGCGCGAAAACGTGACCATCGAAGACGTGGGCAACGCGGCCGTCTTCCTCGCGTCGGACCTTTCGGCGAAGATCACAGGCGACGTGCTGTACGTGGACAGCGGGTTCAACATCGTCGGCGTGCAGATGGGGGCGAAGGAAGCCAGTGATCAGTGA
- a CDS encoding nucleotidyltransferase: MPLMLYNPNMDSQKFNIPRRKIADFCRKYNIQKLAFFGSVLRDNSKPTSDVDILIEFKKGYTPGLAFFAMPDELRKILGRNVDLLTYQGVKASRNPIRKKAILDSAKVFYVAR, from the coding sequence ATGCCTCTCATGTTGTATAATCCAAACATGGACAGTCAGAAATTCAACATTCCCCGCAGGAAAATTGCGGATTTTTGTCGCAAATATAACATCCAAAAACTGGCGTTTTTTGGGTCAGTTTTACGCGATAATTCCAAACCAACCAGCGATGTGGATATATTAATTGAATTCAAGAAAGGCTACACGCCAGGCCTCGCTTTCTTTGCCATGCCAGATGAGTTGAGAAAAATTCTTGGACGAAACGTGGATCTATTGACTTATCAAGGGGTCAAAGCCAGCCGAAACCCCATTCGTAAAAAAGCCATTCTCGACTCCGCCAAGGTGTTCTATGTCGCGCGATGA
- a CDS encoding hydrogenase maturation peptidase HycI has protein sequence MNVLLAVGNGMMGDDGAGVLLAQMLRDAPLADWSVVNGGSAPENVLHWIREMDATRVLVVDAADMDLEPGAVRRIDADKLDDPFLMTTHTLPLTFLIESLREFVPQVDLLGIQPNIVAFGFPMSAEVRGAVGQVYADLKNGRMDWCTCN, from the coding sequence ATGAACGTTTTGCTGGCGGTGGGCAACGGCATGATGGGCGACGACGGCGCGGGCGTGTTGCTGGCGCAGATGTTGCGCGACGCTCCGCTGGCGGATTGGTCGGTGGTGAACGGCGGCTCCGCTCCCGAAAATGTTTTGCATTGGATCCGCGAGATGGACGCGACGCGCGTACTCGTGGTGGACGCGGCCGACATGGACCTGGAGCCTGGCGCGGTCCGCCGCATCGACGCGGACAAGTTGGACGATCCCTTCCTGATGACGACCCACACCCTGCCGCTCACGTTCCTGATCGAGTCGCTGCGCGAATTTGTCCCGCAAGTGGATTTGCTCGGGATCCAGCCGAACATCGTCGCGTTCGGGTTTCCGATGTCCGCTGAAGTACGCGGCGCGGTGGGACAGGTGTACGCGGATTTGAAGAATGGCAGAATGGATTGGTGTACTTGTAATTAA
- a CDS encoding formate hydrogenlyase maturation protein HycH: MTPKIIIYQLRTKFVNQREDVPEDAKQVVYYTLAVGHHVGVMDLFSSRLEIPLEEFAAWVQSQPEGPARTKLEGALRWGEIEVNQSHVGMLLPLLEAAPAEGPGWTREFVECLNAVRQESAMYLMVRKVA; encoded by the coding sequence ATGACCCCGAAAATTATCATTTATCAATTACGAACAAAATTCGTCAACCAGCGCGAAGACGTGCCAGAGGACGCGAAACAGGTCGTCTACTACACCCTCGCGGTCGGACACCACGTCGGTGTGATGGATTTATTTTCGAGCCGATTGGAAATTCCCCTCGAGGAGTTCGCGGCCTGGGTGCAGAGTCAGCCCGAAGGTCCCGCGCGGACGAAACTCGAAGGCGCGCTGCGCTGGGGCGAGATCGAGGTCAACCAGAGTCATGTCGGGATGCTGCTCCCGCTCCTCGAGGCCGCGCCCGCCGAAGGTCCGGGTTGGACGCGGGAATTCGTCGAGTGTCTGAACGCGGTCAGGCAGGAGTCCGCGATGTATCTCATGGTGAGGAAGGTCGCATGA